CCTCTGCGGCTACGAGTATGCTTGGCAAGGTTCGTGTGAAGACACGAATTGGGCCCAGATCCTCTAGTCGCTGAGGCGGGGTCAAGAAATCTTCGGTTTATGCGTTTTTTGACGCGCCGAAGAAAGCCGAATAAGGAGAAATAGTGCCAACAATTCAGCAGTTGGTTCGCAAGGGTCGTAGCCCAAAGGTCTCAAAGACCAAGGCACCGGCACTGAAGGCAAACCCACAGCAGCGTGGCGTGTGCACCCGTGTGTACACCACCACCCCTAAGAAGCCAAACTCTGCGCTTCGCAAGGTTGCTCGTGTCAAGCTTTCAAACGGTACCGAGGTGACCGCTTACATTCCAGGTGAGGGCCACAACCTCCAGGAGCACTCAATGGTGCTAGTCCGTGGTGGTCGTGTGAAGGACCTACCTGGTGTTCGCTACAAGATCATTCGCGGTGCACTAGACACTCAAGCTGTTAAGAACCGCCAGCAGGCTCGCAGCCGCTACGGCGCAAAGAAGGGTAAGTAATGCCACGTAAAGGCCCAGTAGCCAAGCGCCCAGTCGTATCCGACCCGGTATACGGCTCACCAGTTGTTTCCCAGCTGATCAACAAGATCCTGCTGCACGGCAAGAAGTCTCTTGCTGAGGCCATCGTCTACGGTGCTCTTGAGGGCACCAACCGCAAGACCGGTGACGACCCGGTAGCAATCTTGAAGAAGGCACTGGACAACATTCGTCCAACCGTTGAGGTCCGCTCCCGCCGTGTTGGTGGTTCGACCTACCAGGTACCAGTCGAGGTAAAGAGCCACCGTGCGAACACCTTGGCTATGCGTTGGTTGGTTATGTATGCCAAGCAGCGTCGCGAGAAGACCATGACCGAGCGCCTGCAGAACGAGCTGCTAGACGCTTCCAACGGTCTAGGTGCAGCTGTGAAGCGCCGTGAGGACACCCACAAGATGGCAGAGTCCAACAAGGCCTTCGCTCACTACCGCTGGTAATTTTCCACACATCCGCCTTTTGCCCTCAGGGGCGAAGTGGCGGATGTGCTACTTAAACCCCAAATCCAAAAGCAAAAACAAACTTCGGAGGCAACCGTGGCACAAGACGTGCTCACCGACCTGAACAAGGTTCGCAACATCGGCATTATGGCTCACATCGACGCCGGTAAGACCACCACCACTGAGCGAATCCTGTTCTACACCGGTATTACCCACAAGATCGGTGAGGTGCACGATGGTGCCGCCACCATGGACTGGATGGAGCAGGAGCAGGAGCGCGGTATCACCATTACCTCGGCTGCAACCACCTGTTTCTGGAACAAGAACCAGATCAACATCATTGACACCCCAGGACACGTGGACTTCACCGTTGAGGTAGAGCGTTCACTTCGTGTTCTTGACGGTGCAGTTGCTGTGTTCGACGGCAAGGAAGGTGTTGAGCCTCAGTCTGAGACCGTTTGGCGCCAGGCTGACAAGTACAACGTTCCTCGTATCTGCTTCGTGAACAAGATGGACAAGCTCGGTGCTGACTTCTACTTCACCGTGAAGACCATCGTTGACCGTCTAGGTGCTAAGCCACTAGTTATCCAGCTACCAATCGGTTCAGAGAGCGACTTCCAGGGTGTTGTCGACCTAGTCGAGATGCGTGCACTTACCTACCGCGGTGACGTAGAGATGGGTAAGGCTTACGACATCGAGCCAATTCCAGCAGACCTTCAGGCCAAGGCCGAGGAGTACCGTGCACAGCTAATTGAGGCTGTTGCCGAGACTTCCGAGGAGCTAATGGAGAAGTACTTCGGTGGCGAGGAGCTAACCGTTGCTGAAATCAAGCAGGGTATTCGTCACCTAACCGTGAACTCCCTGATGTACCCAGTGCTCTGTGGTTCGGCTTTCAAGAACAAGGGTGTTCAGCCAATGCTGGACGCAGTTATTGACTACCTGCCATCACCGCTAGATGTTCCAAACGTTGAGGGTGGAGACCCTCGCGATGAGGAGAAGCGTCTAACTCGTAAGCCAGATCCAAAGGAGCCTTTTGCTGCTCTGGCCTTCAAGGTTATGTCTCACCCATTCTTTGGTCGTCTGACCTACATCCGCGTTTACTCGGGTGCAGTTGAGTCAGGTGCCCAGGTAATCAACTCAACCAAGGGCCGCAAGGAGCGCATCGGAAAGCTATTCCAGATGCACGCCAACAAGGAGAACCCAGTTGACTCGGTAACCGCAGGTCACATCTACGCGGCCATTGGTCTAAAGGACACCACCACTGGTGACACCCTTTGTGACCCAGACCACCAGATCGTTCTTGAGTCCATGACCTTCCCTGAGCCAGTGATCTCGGTTGCTATTGAGCCAAAGACCAAGGGTGACCAGGAGAAGCTAGGTCTAGCAATTCAGAAGCTAGCCGAAGAGGACCCAACCTTCCGTGTTGAGCACGACCACGAGACTGGCCAGACCGTTATCTCAGGTATGGGTGAGCTTCACCTAGACATCCTGGTAGACCGTATGCGCCGTGAGTTCAAGGTCGAGGCAAACGTAGGTAAGCCACAGGTTGCCTACCGCGAGACCATTCGTCGCACCGTTGAGAAGCACGACTACACCCACAAGAAGCAGACCGGTGGTTCTGGTCAGTTCGCTAAGGTGCAGATCAAGCTTGAGCCACTTGAGGTCGAGGGTGACAAGACCTACGAGTTCGTCGACGCCATCACCGGTGGTCGCGTTCCTCGTGAGTACATCCCATCCGTAGACACCGGTATCAAGGACGCCATGATTTCTGGTGTTCTAGCCGGCTACCCAGTTGTGGGTGTCAAGGCGACCCTTTTGGATGGTGCATACCACGATGTTGACTCGTCTGAAATGGCGTTCAAGATTGCCGGTTCGATGGCCTTCAAGGAGGCCGCTCGTATGGCACAACCAGTTCTGCTTGAGCCGATGATGTCGGTCGAGGTTCGTACCCCTGAGGAATACATGGGTGACGTAATCGGTGACCTGAACTCTCGTCGTGGGCAGATTCAGTCGATGGATGACGCATCCGGTGTGAAGGTAGTTCGCGCCCTTGTGCCACTGTCGGAGATGTTCGGTTACGTTGGTGACCTGCGTTCTAAGACCTCTGGACGCGCTGTGTACTCGATGACCTTCGAGACCTACGCCGAGGTTCCACGCAACGTCGCGGATGAAATCGTTCAGAAGGCAAAGGGCGAGTAGACCTACTACTCGACTTTTGACTAAGATAGAAAGTCTGTAAACCCCAAATCAGAGTCGGCCTGCCGGTCGATGATTTACTACGGATCCATCAGGAGGACCCACAATGGCT
The genomic region above belongs to Aquiluna sp. KACHI24 and contains:
- the rpsL gene encoding 30S ribosomal protein S12, with protein sequence MPTIQQLVRKGRSPKVSKTKAPALKANPQQRGVCTRVYTTTPKKPNSALRKVARVKLSNGTEVTAYIPGEGHNLQEHSMVLVRGGRVKDLPGVRYKIIRGALDTQAVKNRQQARSRYGAKKGK
- the rpsG gene encoding 30S ribosomal protein S7, coding for MPRKGPVAKRPVVSDPVYGSPVVSQLINKILLHGKKSLAEAIVYGALEGTNRKTGDDPVAILKKALDNIRPTVEVRSRRVGGSTYQVPVEVKSHRANTLAMRWLVMYAKQRREKTMTERLQNELLDASNGLGAAVKRREDTHKMAESNKAFAHYRW
- the fusA gene encoding elongation factor G; this translates as MAQDVLTDLNKVRNIGIMAHIDAGKTTTTERILFYTGITHKIGEVHDGAATMDWMEQEQERGITITSAATTCFWNKNQINIIDTPGHVDFTVEVERSLRVLDGAVAVFDGKEGVEPQSETVWRQADKYNVPRICFVNKMDKLGADFYFTVKTIVDRLGAKPLVIQLPIGSESDFQGVVDLVEMRALTYRGDVEMGKAYDIEPIPADLQAKAEEYRAQLIEAVAETSEELMEKYFGGEELTVAEIKQGIRHLTVNSLMYPVLCGSAFKNKGVQPMLDAVIDYLPSPLDVPNVEGGDPRDEEKRLTRKPDPKEPFAALAFKVMSHPFFGRLTYIRVYSGAVESGAQVINSTKGRKERIGKLFQMHANKENPVDSVTAGHIYAAIGLKDTTTGDTLCDPDHQIVLESMTFPEPVISVAIEPKTKGDQEKLGLAIQKLAEEDPTFRVEHDHETGQTVISGMGELHLDILVDRMRREFKVEANVGKPQVAYRETIRRTVEKHDYTHKKQTGGSGQFAKVQIKLEPLEVEGDKTYEFVDAITGGRVPREYIPSVDTGIKDAMISGVLAGYPVVGVKATLLDGAYHDVDSSEMAFKIAGSMAFKEAARMAQPVLLEPMMSVEVRTPEEYMGDVIGDLNSRRGQIQSMDDASGVKVVRALVPLSEMFGYVGDLRSKTSGRAVYSMTFETYAEVPRNVADEIVQKAKGE